Proteins from one Osmerus mordax isolate fOsmMor3 chromosome 21, fOsmMor3.pri, whole genome shotgun sequence genomic window:
- the taf5l gene encoding TAF5-like RNA polymerase II p300/CBP-associated factor-associated factor 65 kDa subunit 5L, with translation MKRVRTEQIQYTVAQYLKRRQYVDTEGALKGAKLSQSAEEMAANLTVQTESGCANIVSAAPCQSDPQQYEVQFSRLRNFLSEAEVSWGKEVSCVLYPLFVYLHLDMVRCGLKGTVDSFYSRFHGMFLQDAEQRATVEQLRHVLTSQDVSANPKLCAFLDHKYVVHLTEPAYSYLLRYLQSEDNSALCRALSTHLQVEVTTSPRTDYQLYGTGGGAATAPNSTSSWAGVDGAEGGEGVEVPAGIPQSEAALEALQDCIKKVREGPPSLTTVCFYAFHHTEQLLNAAEVSADSRLLAGGFDTSAVKLWSLRARKLKAKPHRVDVSHVRLACDMLEEEADEEDGSGSEIKTLRGHSGPVFRTAFLTDSSGLLTCSEDTSIRYWDLGSFTNTVLYQGHAYPVWDLDVSPCSLYFASGSHDRTARLWTFSRTYPLRLYAGHLADVDCVKFHPNSNYLATGSTDKTVRLWSTQQGASVRLFTGHRGPVLALAFSPNGKYLASAGEDQRVKLWDLASGALYKDLRGHSDSVTSLSFSPDSSLVASSSTDNSVRVWDIRSSHGGGAPSDGSSGEMVGLYTGHTSNVLNVQFMACNLLMVTGTAQEKQEP, from the exons ATGAAGCGGGTTCGAACTGAGCAGATCCAGTACACCGTGGCTCAGTACCTGAAGCGGAGGCAGTATGTGGACACTGAGGGTGCCCTGAAGGGGGCGAAACTGTCCCAATCTGCTGAAGAGATGGCTGCCAACCTGACAG TACAGACAGAGTCAGGATGTGCCAACATTGTGTCTGCCGCCCCTTGTCAGTCGGACCCCCAACAGTACGAGGTTCAGTTCTCTAGACTACGGAACTTTCTCTCAG AAGCAGAGGTATCTTGGGGTAAGGAGGTGAGCTGCGTCCTCTACCCGCTCTTCGTCTACCTCCACCTGGACATGGTGCGCTGCGGCCTGAAGGGGACGGTAGACAGCTTTTACAGCCGCTTCCACGGCATGTTCCTCCAGGACGCCGAGCAGCGCGCCACCGTCGAGCAGCTCCGCCACGTGCTCACCTCGCAGGACGTGTCGGCCAACCCCAAGCTCTGCGCCTTCCTCGACCACAAGTACGTGGTGCACCTGACGGAGCCGGCCTACAGCTACCTGCTGCGCTACCTGCAGAGCGAGGACAACAGCGCCCTCTGCAGGGCCCTGAGCactcacctgcaggtggaggtcACTACCTCGCCGCGCACAGACTACCAGCTCTACGGGACGGGCGGCGGGGCAGCCACGGCCCCCAACTCCACCTCGTCCTGGGCGGGCGTGGacggggcggagggaggggagggcgtgGAGGTGCCTGCAGGGATCCCGCAGAGCGAAGCGGCTCTGGAGGCGCTGCAGGACTGCATTAAGAAGGTGCGCGAGGGGCCGCCGTCGCTCACCACTGTGTGCTTCTACGCCTTCCACCACACGGAGCAGCTGCTGAACGCGGCGGAGGTGTCGGCCGACAGCAGGCTGCTTGCCGGCGGCTTCGACACCTCGGCCGTCAAGCTGTGGAGCCTGAGGGCCCGGAAGCTGAAGGCCAAGCCGCACCGGGTCGACGTGTCGCACGTCCGTCTGGCCTGCGacatgctggaggaggag GCGGATGAGGAGGACGGCTCGGGAAGCGAGATCAAGACCCTGCGAGGCCACAGCGGCCCCGTGTTCCGCACAGCCTTCCTCACGGACAGCTCGGGCCTGCTGACCTGCTCCGAGGACACGTCCATCCGCTACTGGGACCTCGGCAGCTTCACCAACACGGTACTCTACCAGGGCCACGCCTACCCCGTGTGGGACCTGGACGTCAGCCCCTGCAGCCTGTACTTTGCCAGCGGCTCCCACGACCGGACTGCGCGCCTCTGGACCTTCTCGCGCACCTACCCCCTGCGGCTGTACGCCGGCCACTTGGCCGACGTGGACTGCGTCAAGTTCCACCCCAACTCCAACTACCTGGCCACAGGCTCCACCGACAAGACCGTCCGCCTGTGGAGCACCCAGCAGGGGGCGTCGGTGCGCCTCTTCACCGGCCACCGCGGCCCGGTGTTGGCACTGGCCTTCTCTCCCAACGGGAAGTACCTGGCGTCGGCCGGCGAGGACCAGAGGGTGAAGCTGTGGGATTTGGCCTCGGGGGCCCTGTACAAGGACCTGCGAGGGCACTCGGACAGCGTGACCAGCCTGTCCTTCAGCCCCGACAGCAGCCTGGTGGCGTCCTCCTCCACGGACAACTCGGTCAGGGTGTGGGACATCCGCAGCTCGCACGGCGGGGGGGCGCCGTCCGACGGCTCGTCCGGCGAGATGGTGGGGCTCTACACGGGCCACACCAGCAACGTGCTCAACGTCCAGTTCATGGCCTGCAATCTCCTCATGGTGACTGGGACCGCGCAGGAGAAACAGGAACCGTAG
- the capn9 gene encoding calpain-9 isoform X1, translated as MPYSVSSGGANAVQAVSTQSDGKTFQQLRQECLQKKKLFEDPDFPACEASLFYSERVPINFEWKRPGELCSDPKFIVDGASRTDICQGQLGDCWLLAAIASLTLHEQTLARVVPHDQDFGPTYAGIFHFQFWQHNQWLDVVVDDRLPAVRNRLVMVHSVSNDEFWSALLEKAYAKMNGSYESLKGGTTLEAMEDFTGGVGEMFETKTAPADLFNILKKAHERGSMLGCSIDITSSAESEAQTDSGLVKGHAYSVTELEEVNYRGGKVQLIRVRNPWGQVEWNGPWSDNSREWNLVDKAEKNRILQNSLEDGEFWMEFNDFKANYDKVEICNLSPDSLTEDTKHKWAVNIFEGNWIRGSTAGGCRNFIDTFWTNPQFKLTLEDTDDDDDDLCSVVIALMQKNRRKLRKEGLDMETIGFALYQAPDDVDHLGKDFFRYNGSKARSRTYINMREVSERFTLPPGNYLLVPTTFQPHHEADFLIRIYSEKKAQALEMGSTIKADLPDPPMPSLPEDESDEEKGLRKLFEMIAGSDQAISAMELQQVLNGVLSRRKEIKFDGLSLSTCHSIINLMDVDNTGQLEFQEFKIFWEKMKKWIMLFLSYDTDRSGKMSSYELRIALKAAGMQLNSKLLQLLGLRFADDNYDIDFDDYLTCIVRLENMFRVFQALDKNKEGVVNMNMLQFLLLSMNV; from the exons ATGCCGTATTCAGTGTCCAGTGGAGGTGCGAACGCCGTCCAGGCCGTCTCAACGCAGTCGGACGGAAAGACCTTTCAGCAGCTGAGGCAAGAATGTCTGCAGAAGAAGAAGTTGTTTGAGGACCCCGATTTTCCTGCCTGCGAGGCATCTCTGTTTTACAGCGAACGCGTTCCCATCAACTTTGAATGGAAAAGACCAGGG GAACTCTGCAGTGACCCTAAGTTCATCGTTGATGGGGCATCAAGGACAGACATTTGCCAAGGACAACTAG GGGACTGCTGGCTACTAGCGGCCATCGCCTCACTGACCCTCCATGAGCAGACGTTGGCCAGGGTAGTGCCCCACGACCAGGACTTTGGGCCCACATACGCTGGCATCTTTCACTTCCAG TTCTGGCAGCACAACCAGTGGCTGGATGTGGTGGTGGATGACAGGCTGCCGGCCGTGAGGAACCGCCTGGTGATGGTCCATTCTGTCTCCAATGACGAGTTCTGGAGTGCTCTACTGGAGAAGGCCTATGCCAA GATGAATGGGAGCTATGAGTCCCTGAAGGGAGGCACGACCCTGGAGGCCATGGAGGACTTCACAGGAGGCGTGGGGGAGATGTTCGAGACCAAGACAGCTCCAGCAGACCTCTTCAACATCCTCAAAAAGGCCCACGAAAGAGGCTCCATGCTGGGCTGCTCCATCGAC atCACCAGCTCTGCCGAGTCCGAGGCCCAGACAGACAGTGGACTGGTGAAGGGGCACGCCTACTCCGTTACGGAACTTGAGGAG GTGAATTACAGAGGAGGGAAGGTCCAGTTGATCCGAGTGAGGAACCCGTGGGGGCAGGTGGAATGGAACGGCCCCTGGAGTGACAA TTCAAGAGAGTGGAATCTGGTTGATAAAGCTGAGAAAAATCGTATCCTACAGAATTCCCTAGAGGACGGAGAATTCTG GATGGAGTTCAATGACTTTAAGGCCAACTACGACAAGGTGGAGATCTGCAACCTGAGCCCGGACTCGCTGACCGAAGACACCAAGCACAAGTGGGCCGTCAACATATTCGAGGGCAACTGGATCCGAGGCTCCACTGCTGGTGGATGCAGGAACTTCATAG ATACATTTTGGACCAACCCCCAGTTCAAGCTGACCCTGGAGGACACcgatgatgacgatgacgaCCTGTGCAGCGTGGTCATCGCCCTGATGCAGAAGAACCGGCGCAAGCTGAGAAAAGAGGGCCTGGACATGGAGACGATCGGCTTTGCCTTGTATCAG GCTCCAGATGACGTCGACCATCTGGGCAAGGACTTTTTCCGTTACAACGGCTCCAAGGCCCGCAGCAGGACCTACATCAACATGAGGGAGGTGTCCGAGCGCTTCACTCTTCCCCCAGGGAACTACCTACTGGTGCCCACCACCTTCCAGCCCCACCACGAAGCCGACTTCCTCATCCGGATCTACTCAGAGAAAAAAGCCCAAGCCCT GGAGATGGGGAGCACCATCAAGGCTGACCTACCAGAC ccGCCCATGCCCAGCCTACCAGAGGACGAGTCAGATGAGGAGAAGGGACTAAGGAAGCTGTTTGAGATGATTGCCGGCTCA GACCAGGCCATCTCTGCCATGGAGCTCCAGCAGGTGTTGAATGGGGTGCTGAGCAGGA GAAAAGAAATCAAGTTTGACGGCTTGAGTCTCAGCACCTGCCACAGCATCATCAACCTGATGGAT GTAGATAATACAGGACAGCTGGAGTTCCAAGAGTTTAAAATCTTCTGGGAAAAGATGAAGAAATGGATT ATGCTTTTCCTGTCCTATGACACAGATCGTTCAGGAAAGATGTCTTCGTATGAGCTCCGCATCGCCCTCAAAGCTGCAG GCATGCAGTTGAACTCCAAACTATTGCAGCTGCTGGGTCTGAGGTTCGCAGACGACAATTACGACATCGACTTTGACGACTACCTGACCTGCATCGTCCGTCTGGAGAACATGTTCA GAGTGTTCCAGGCACTGGACAAAAATAAGGAGGGCGTAGTGAACATGAACATGCTACAg TTCCTCTTGCTTTCCATGAATGTCTGA
- the LOC136965706 gene encoding uncharacterized protein: protein MIKFSTSKALLLRLMEECVTGASAPRYADSLCGALGMELDLSETRLDQRACGSLALVLEHSEGLSELDLSHCQLTDQHLELLLTHLHKAQVLDLSHNDITDALSDRIIQLVSINSSISAVRLFNNMILDKEPFQTDKRFEIW, encoded by the exons ATGATCAAGTTCAG TACCAGTAAAGCCTTGTTGCTCCGGCTAATGGAGGAGTGTGTCACAGGCGCGTCGGCCCCACGCTATGCTGATTCCCTCTGTGGTGCCCTGGGTATGGAGCTGGACCTCAGTGAGACCAGGCTGGACCAGAGGGCCTGTGGGTCTCTGGCCCTGGTTCTGGAACATTCTGAGGGCTTGTCTGAACTGGACTTGAGTCACTGCCAACTTACAGACCAGCACCTGGAGCTCCTGCTTACACACTTGCACAAAGCACAAGTCCTGGA CCTGAGTCACAATGACATCACGGATGCTCTATCAGACAGAATAATCCAACTGGTCTCCATCAACAGCTCCATTAGTGCTGTCCG GCTCTTCAATAACATGATTCTGGACAAAGAGCCCTTCCAGACAGACAAGAGGTTTGAGATTTGGTGA
- the capn9 gene encoding calpain-9 isoform X2, whose amino-acid sequence MPYSVSSGGANAVQAVSTQSDGKTFQQLRQECLQKKKLFEDPDFPACEASLFYSERVPINFEWKRPGELCSDPKFIVDGASRTDICQGQLGDCWLLAAIASLTLHEQTLARVVPHDQDFGPTYAGIFHFQFWQHNQWLDVVVDDRLPAVRNRLVMVHSVSNDEFWSALLEKAYAKMNGSYESLKGGTTLEAMEDFTGGVGEMFETKTAPADLFNILKKAHERGSMLGCSIDITSSAESEAQTDSGLVKGHAYSVTELEEVNYRGGKVQLIRVRNPWGQVEWNGPWSDNSREWNLVDKAEKNRILQNSLEDGEFWMEFNDFKANYDKVEICNLSPDSLTEDTKHKWAVNIFEGNWIRGSTAGGCRNFIDTFWTNPQFKLTLEDTDDDDDDLCSVVIALMQKNRRKLRKEGLDMETIGFALYQAPDDVDHLGKDFFRYNGSKARSRTYINMREVSERFTLPPGNYLLVPTTFQPHHEADFLIRIYSEKKAQALEMGSTIKADLPDPPMPSLPEDESDEEKGLRKLFEMIAGSDQAISAMELQQVLNGVLSRRKEIKFDGLSLSTCHSIINLMDVDNTGQLEFQEFKIFWEKMKKWIMLFLSYDTDRSGKMSSYELRIALKAAGMQLNSKLLQQLGLRFADDKYDIDFDDYLTSIVRLENMFRVFQALDKNKEGVVNMNMLQFLLLSMNV is encoded by the exons ATGCCGTATTCAGTGTCCAGTGGAGGTGCGAACGCCGTCCAGGCCGTCTCAACGCAGTCGGACGGAAAGACCTTTCAGCAGCTGAGGCAAGAATGTCTGCAGAAGAAGAAGTTGTTTGAGGACCCCGATTTTCCTGCCTGCGAGGCATCTCTGTTTTACAGCGAACGCGTTCCCATCAACTTTGAATGGAAAAGACCAGGG GAACTCTGCAGTGACCCTAAGTTCATCGTTGATGGGGCATCAAGGACAGACATTTGCCAAGGACAACTAG GGGACTGCTGGCTACTAGCGGCCATCGCCTCACTGACCCTCCATGAGCAGACGTTGGCCAGGGTAGTGCCCCACGACCAGGACTTTGGGCCCACATACGCTGGCATCTTTCACTTCCAG TTCTGGCAGCACAACCAGTGGCTGGATGTGGTGGTGGATGACAGGCTGCCGGCCGTGAGGAACCGCCTGGTGATGGTCCATTCTGTCTCCAATGACGAGTTCTGGAGTGCTCTACTGGAGAAGGCCTATGCCAA GATGAATGGGAGCTATGAGTCCCTGAAGGGAGGCACGACCCTGGAGGCCATGGAGGACTTCACAGGAGGCGTGGGGGAGATGTTCGAGACCAAGACAGCTCCAGCAGACCTCTTCAACATCCTCAAAAAGGCCCACGAAAGAGGCTCCATGCTGGGCTGCTCCATCGAC atCACCAGCTCTGCCGAGTCCGAGGCCCAGACAGACAGTGGACTGGTGAAGGGGCACGCCTACTCCGTTACGGAACTTGAGGAG GTGAATTACAGAGGAGGGAAGGTCCAGTTGATCCGAGTGAGGAACCCGTGGGGGCAGGTGGAATGGAACGGCCCCTGGAGTGACAA TTCAAGAGAGTGGAATCTGGTTGATAAAGCTGAGAAAAATCGTATCCTACAGAATTCCCTAGAGGACGGAGAATTCTG GATGGAGTTCAATGACTTTAAGGCCAACTACGACAAGGTGGAGATCTGCAACCTGAGCCCGGACTCGCTGACCGAAGACACCAAGCACAAGTGGGCCGTCAACATATTCGAGGGCAACTGGATCCGAGGCTCCACTGCTGGTGGATGCAGGAACTTCATAG ATACATTTTGGACCAACCCCCAGTTCAAGCTGACCCTGGAGGACACcgatgatgacgatgacgaCCTGTGCAGCGTGGTCATCGCCCTGATGCAGAAGAACCGGCGCAAGCTGAGAAAAGAGGGCCTGGACATGGAGACGATCGGCTTTGCCTTGTATCAG GCTCCAGATGACGTCGACCATCTGGGCAAGGACTTTTTCCGTTACAACGGCTCCAAGGCCCGCAGCAGGACCTACATCAACATGAGGGAGGTGTCCGAGCGCTTCACTCTTCCCCCAGGGAACTACCTACTGGTGCCCACCACCTTCCAGCCCCACCACGAAGCCGACTTCCTCATCCGGATCTACTCAGAGAAAAAAGCCCAAGCCCT GGAGATGGGGAGCACCATCAAGGCTGACCTACCAGAC ccGCCCATGCCCAGCCTACCAGAGGACGAGTCAGATGAGGAGAAGGGACTAAGGAAGCTGTTTGAGATGATTGCCGGCTCA GACCAGGCCATCTCTGCCATGGAGCTCCAGCAGGTGTTGAATGGGGTGCTGAGCAGGA GAAAAGAAATCAAGTTTGACGGCTTGAGTCTCAGCACCTGCCACAGCATCATCAACCTGATGGAT GTAGATAATACAGGACAGCTGGAGTTCCAAGAGTTTAAAATCTTCTGGGAAAAGATGAAGAAATGGATT ATGCTCTTCCTGTCCTACGACACAGATCGTTCAGGAAAGATGTCTTCATATGAGCTCCGCATCGCCCTCAAAGCTGCAG GCATGCAGCTGAACTCCAAACTATTGCAGCAGCTGGGTCTGAGGTTCGCAGACGACAAGTACGACATCGACTTTGACGACTACCTGACCAGCATCGTCCGTCTGGAGAACATGTTCA GAGTGTTCCAGGCACTGGACAAAAATAAGGAGGGCGTAGTGAACATGAACATGCTACAg TTCCTCTTGCTTTCCATGAATGTCTGA
- the LOC136965702 gene encoding protein NLRC5-like, which translates to MVDLLSQAAQWEEQTGEKTLKLLSSVCSYETFPFRDMADYYDDDDDYYYKSTFLLDLYSKVKDYETQTGRSVLPALQSVYQSAAPAVWYINLSETKASLLLEVLKLQPEKKRVDLWNWSDEESEVKSFLQCLPYISQLGFPTYWDEKEKSIEFLVDLLSQAAQWEEQTGEKTLKLLSSVCSYETFPFRDMADYYDDDDDDYGKSTFLLDLYSKVKDYETQTGRSVLPALQSVYQSAAPADWFINLSERKASILLEVLKLQPDKKPVELRGWSNEESEVRSFLQCLPYISQLSCEAEFFQHVCETIPVRSREEAQKLVPLAQALNFSLLLRGKLPRQTCRSLGRVLGLCASTVDLTLTPSEISLKGAGLLLTHVARLHKLRLNGSMAVHLSRLVRTGILASQVTIKELSLVLDKVWLSEAALSMAVNSVSSLLRLWSVQCLDLTQFSIHPHSLLTLLDHHGPLTLRLCSEAVQHLAVVVYEAQDKQLTRSFLEKLGRDLTCSLDWEVLLYLMQNSTQNIKLQVDLRKLKLSEKNTSDLLCILDRIVIKRPSTSFMLSTIRQMYASRASDRVSSLLWSVNHVINLNTRELNTVDCAALCFTLQHSRARVKLKLLWTSVPTGAIEGILPLLDRVSHLNVDRRLLLTFLCCSAASPVQQGAAASASLSAELLRTLQFRLDLSCSSVDLSEQEGGDPLCVSVGDCRNLSAVLRDSYPSLPTHTQPQLILKDCEVEDAALRELLPILRMTKLSTSKALLLRLMEECVTGASSPRYADSLCGALGRELDLSETRLDQRACGSLALVLEHSEGLSELDLSHCQLTDQHLELLLPHLHKAQVLDLSHNDITDALSDRIIQLVSINSSISAVRLFNNRILDKEPFLTDKRFEI; encoded by the exons ATGGTGGATCTCCTGTCTCAAGCAGCACAGTGGgaggagcagacaggagagaagacccTGAAGCTGCTGTCATCAGTGTGCAGTTATGAGACTTTCCCCTTCAGGGACATGGCGGattattatgatgatgatgatgattattattataaatCTACCTTCCTGCTGGACCTGTACTCCAAAGTGAAGGACTATGAGACTCAAACAGGCAGGAGTGTCCTACCAGCATTACAGTCAGTTTACCAGtcagctgctcctgcagtcTGGTACATAAACCTCTCAGAGACAaaagcctccctcctcctagaAGTGCTGAAACTCCAACCAGAGAAGAAACGAGTAGATCTGTGGAACTGGTCAGATGAAGAGAGTGAAGTGAAGAGTTTCCTACAGTGTCTGCCCTACATCTCACAGCTCGG TTTTCCTACATACTGGGATGAAAAGGAAAAATCCATTGAGTTCCTGGTGGATCTCCTGTCTCAAGCAGCACAGTGGgaggagcagacaggagagaagacccTGAAGCTGCTGTCATCAGTGTGCAGTTATGAGACTTTCCCCTTCAGGGACATGGCGGattattatgatgatgatgatgatgattatggtAAATCTACCTTCCTGCTGGACCTGTACTCCAAAGTGAAGGACTATGAGACTCAAACAGGCAGGAGTGTCCTACCAGCATTACAGTCAGTTTACCAGTCAGCTGCTCCTGCAGACTGGTTCATAAACCTCTCAGAGAGAAAAGCCTCCATCCTCCTAGAAGTGCTGAAACTCCAACCAGATAAAAAACCAGTCGAGCTGAGGGGCTGGTCAAATGAAGAAAGTGAAGTGAGGAGTTTCCTCCAGTGTTTGCCCTACATCTCACAGCtcag CTGTGAAGCTGAATTcttccagcatgtgtgtgaaacCATCCCTGTGAGGTCCAGAGAGGAGGCCCAGAAGCTGGTCCCTCTCGCCCAGGCCTTGAACTTCTCCCTGCTGCTGAGAGGAAAGTTACCCAGACAAACCTGCAGGTCTCTAGGGAGGGTCCTGGGCCTCTGTGCCTCCACAGTGGATCTCACCCTAACCCCGAGCGAGATATCTCTCAAAGGAGCTGGACTTCTCCTCACACACGTAGCACGGTTACACAAGCTCAG ACTGAATGGGTCCATGGCAGTCCACCTGTCCAGACTGGTGAGGACAGGTATACTTGCTTCTCAAGTGACCATTAaggagctctccctggtgttaGACAAAGTATGGCTGTCAGAAGCAGCTCTGTCCATGGCTGTGAACAGTGTGTCGTCCCTGTTGAGACTCTGGTCAGTTCAGTGTTTGGACCTGACTCagttctccatccatcctcactctctcctcacactgctGGACCACCACGGCCCTCTGACTCTCAG ACTGTGTTCCGAAGCTGTGCAGCATCTGGCTGTAGTTGTGTATGAAGCTCAGGACAAGCAGCTGACTCGGTCGTTCCTGGAGAAGCTTGGTAGAGACCTGACCTGCTCTCTGGACTGGGAAGTTCTTCTCTATTTGATGCAAAATTCAACCCAGAACATCAAACTTCAGGTGGACCTTAGGAAGCTCAAGCTCTCAGAGAAGAACACCTCAGATCTTCTATGCATTCTAGACAGGATTGTTATTAAGAG GCCCAGTACCAGCTTTATGTTGTCAACCATCAGACAGATGTATGCAAGTCGTGCCAGTGACCGTGTGTCCAGTTTGTTGTGGTCAGTAAACCATGTTATCAACCTGAACACCAGAGAGCTGAACACTGTGGACTGTGCTGCTCTCTGCTTCACCCTCCAACACAGCCGTGCCAGAGTCAAACTCAAGCTGCTCTGGACCTCCGTACCAACGGGGGCGATAGAAGGAATCCTGCCTCTTCTGGACAGAGTCTCGCATCTCAA TGTTGACAGGAGGCTACTGCTGACTTTCCTCTGCTGTAGCGCTGCCTctcctgtccagcagggggcagcagcatCAGCATCTCTGTCAGCAGAACTGCTCAGGACTCTGCAGTTCAGGCTGGATCTGTCCTGCTCCTCTGTGGATCTGTCtgaacaggagggaggagaccctctgtgtgtgagtgttggggaCTGCAGGAACCTCTCCGCCGTCCTGAGAGAcagctacccctccctcccaacacacacccagcctcagCTCATCCTGAAAGACTGTGAGGTggaggacgcagccctgagggagCTGCTTCCCATTCTGAGAATGACCAAGCTCAG tACCAGTAAAGCCTTGTTGCTCCGGCTAATGGAGGAGTGTGTCACAGGGGCGTCATCCCCACGCTATGCTGATTCCCTCTGTGGTGCCCTGGGTAGGGAGCTGGACCTCAGTGAGACCAGGCTGGACCAGAGGGCCTGTGGGTCTCTGGCCCTGGTTCTGGAACATTCTGAGGGCTTGTCTGAACTGGACTTGAGTCACTGCCAACTTACAGACCAGCACCTGGAGCTCCTGCTTCCACACCTGCACAAAGCACAAGTCCTGGA CCTGAGTCACAATGACATTACTGATGCTCTATCAGACAGAATAATCCAACTGGTCTCCATCAACAGCTCCATTAGTGCTGTGCG GCTCTTCAATAACAGGATTCTGGACAAAGAGCCCTTCCTGACAGACAAGAGGTTTGAGATCTGA
- the LOC136965705 gene encoding uncharacterized protein, producing MAVHLSRLVRTGILASQVTIKELSLVLDKVWLSEAALSMAVNSVSSLLRLWSVQCLDLTQFSIHPHSLLTLLDHHGPLTLRLCSEAVQQLAVVVYEAQDKQLTRSFLEKLGRDLTCSLDWEVLLYLMQNSIQNIKLQVDLRKLKLSEKNTSDLLCFLDRIVIKRPSTSFMLSTIREMYASRASDHVSSLLWSVNHVINLNTSKLNTVDCAALCFTLQHSRASQTLAAVDFHTTGGDRRNPASSGQSLASQCRQEATADFPPL from the exons ATGGCAGTCCACCTGTCCAGACTGGTGAGGACAGGTATACTTGCTTCTCAAGTGACCATTAaggagctctccctggtgttaGACAAAGTATGGCTGTCAGAAGCAGCTCTGTCCATGGCTGTGAACAGTGTGTCGTCCCTGTTGAGACTCTGGTCAGTTCAGTGTTTGGACCTGACTCagttctccatccatcctcactctctcctcacactgctGGACCACCACGGCCCTCTGACTCTCAG ACTGTGTTCCGAAGCTGTGCAGCAGCTGGCTGTAGTTGTGTATGAAGCTCAGGACAAGCAGCTGACTCGGTCGTTCCTGGAGAAGCTTGGTAGAGACCTGACCTGCTCTCTGGACTGGGAAGTTCTTCTCTATTTGATGCAAAATTCAATCCAGAACATCAAACTTCAGGTGGACCTTAGGAAGCTCAAGCTCTCAGAGAAGAACACCTCAGATCTTCTATGCTTTCTAGACAGGATTGTTATTAAGAG GCCCAGTACCAGCTTTATGTTGTCAACCATCAGAGAGATGTATGCAAGTCGTGCCAGTGACCATGTGTCCAGTTTGTTGTGGTCAGTAAACCATGTTATCAACCTGAACACCAGTAAGCTGAACACTGTGGACTGTGCTGCTCTCTGCTTCACCCTCCAACACAGCCGTGCCAGTCAAACTCTGGCTGCTGTGGACTTCCACACCACCGGGGGCGATAGAAGGAATCCTGCCTCTTCTGGACAGAGTCTCGCATCTCAA TGTCGACAGGAGGCTACTGCTGACTTTCCTCCGCTGTAG